Proteins encoded within one genomic window of Geotalea daltonii FRC-32:
- the rfaE1 gene encoding D-glycero-beta-D-manno-heptose-7-phosphate kinase produces the protein MERKDLESLFTRAREIKSLVIGDLMLDEYLWGKAERISPEAPVQVVDVTREDLRLGGAGNVVNNLVALGCQVAVCSVIGGDENGTHLRHAFTGKGVDLAGVFEDPLRRTSKKTRVIAANQQIVRIDRESKEEIAPEFEEKLIGFITAEASRFNVILISDYLKGVLTGKVLAAVTANGRRLGIPVVVDPKGIDYSKYRGATILTPNRKEAEAASHIVIKDEAGLIKAGETLLRELDLDALLITRSEEGMSLFQQNVARTHIPTVAREVFDVTGAGDTVLSVLSLGLACGLSMAESAGIANVAAGIAVGKLGTSTVSPAEIIAEIGHVHPDSDAKIKNLDVLASLVAEAKAKGKRVVFTNGCFDLLHVGHVKYLQKARTFGDLLIVGLNSDASVRALKGETRPLIVETERAHILAALDCVDYVVIFDEETPLKLIEALQPLVLVKGGDYTPERVVGKDVVESYGGRVELVTFVDGKSTTGIIEKIRKEH, from the coding sequence ATGGAAAGAAAAGACCTGGAATCACTCTTTACCCGTGCCAGGGAGATTAAATCCCTGGTGATCGGTGACCTTATGCTGGACGAGTACCTGTGGGGAAAGGCGGAGCGGATTTCACCGGAGGCGCCGGTGCAGGTGGTGGATGTTACGCGGGAAGATCTGCGTCTCGGCGGCGCCGGCAACGTGGTCAACAATCTGGTTGCTCTGGGGTGCCAAGTGGCGGTATGCAGCGTCATCGGCGGCGATGAAAACGGCACCCATCTGCGCCATGCCTTTACCGGCAAAGGAGTCGATCTGGCAGGCGTCTTCGAGGACCCTTTGCGCCGGACCAGTAAAAAAACCAGGGTCATCGCCGCCAACCAGCAGATCGTCCGCATCGACCGGGAATCCAAGGAAGAAATAGCACCGGAATTCGAGGAGAAGCTGATCGGCTTTATTACTGCCGAGGCGTCTCGCTTCAATGTTATCCTTATCTCCGATTACCTGAAAGGGGTCCTGACCGGTAAGGTCCTTGCCGCAGTGACTGCTAACGGCAGGCGTTTGGGCATTCCGGTCGTCGTCGACCCCAAGGGAATCGATTACTCCAAATACCGTGGCGCCACTATCCTGACTCCAAACCGCAAGGAGGCCGAAGCTGCTTCACATATTGTAATCAAGGATGAAGCAGGATTGATCAAGGCAGGGGAGACTCTGCTTCGGGAGCTAGATCTGGATGCACTGCTCATTACCCGTAGTGAGGAGGGCATGTCGCTCTTCCAGCAGAATGTCGCGAGGACGCATATTCCCACGGTGGCGCGCGAGGTCTTCGATGTTACCGGTGCCGGCGACACGGTGCTGTCGGTTCTGAGCCTTGGGCTTGCCTGTGGCCTTTCAATGGCTGAGTCGGCAGGAATCGCCAACGTGGCTGCCGGCATAGCCGTGGGCAAACTGGGTACTTCCACCGTTTCTCCTGCCGAGATCATTGCCGAAATTGGCCACGTCCATCCGGACAGTGATGCCAAGATCAAAAACCTGGACGTGCTTGCTTCGCTTGTGGCAGAGGCGAAGGCAAAGGGGAAGCGGGTGGTTTTCACCAACGGCTGTTTCGACCTGCTCCATGTGGGGCATGTGAAATATCTGCAGAAGGCGCGCACCTTTGGCGACCTGCTCATAGTCGGCCTCAACAGCGATGCCTCCGTACGCGCTCTGAAAGGGGAAACCAGGCCTTTGATAGTGGAAACGGAACGTGCCCACATTCTGGCCGCCCTTGATTGCGTCGATTACGTGGTGATTTTCGATGAAGAGACGCCCCTAAAGCTCATCGAGGCCCTGCAGCCCCTGGTCCTGGTCAAGGGGGGGGATTACACCCCGGAACGGGTGGTGGGCAAGGATGTGGTCGAGTCCTACGGCGGCAGGGTAGAACTGGTAACTTTTGTCGACGGCAAATCGACGACAGGAATCATAGAAAAAATTCGCAAAGAGCATTAA
- the wecB gene encoding non-hydrolyzing UDP-N-acetylglucosamine 2-epimerase, which yields MLKVLTVFGTRPEAIKMAPVVKELEKHPESFKSVVCVTAQHRQMLDQVLELFAIHPDHDLNIMKPGQDLFDITCNVMQGLKPVLEQECPDVVLVHGDTTTTMAASIASFYCRTKVGHVEAGLRTHNKFAPFPEEINRRLAGAVADLHFAPTAASRQNLLNEGVSGEDIHVTGNTVVDALLAVSRRIESDSALTERFRGEFSFLDPEKRLILVTGHRRENFGAGFEHICEALAEIAKSCPDVEILYPVHLNPNVQEPVKRILGGNKLTNVHLIEPVDYLPFVYLMNRSHLIITDSGGVQEEAPSLGKPVLVMRETTERPEAVTAGTVKLVGTDKERIIAETKLLLNDVTAYSTMSMAHNPYGDGLAARRIVEVLKKL from the coding sequence ATGCTGAAGGTCCTTACTGTGTTCGGTACCCGTCCGGAGGCCATAAAAATGGCCCCGGTGGTAAAGGAGCTGGAGAAGCACCCGGAATCCTTTAAAAGCGTCGTCTGCGTGACGGCCCAGCACCGGCAGATGCTCGACCAGGTGCTGGAGCTGTTCGCCATCCATCCAGATCATGATCTGAACATCATGAAGCCGGGGCAGGATCTTTTCGACATCACCTGCAATGTGATGCAAGGGCTGAAACCGGTGCTGGAGCAGGAGTGTCCCGACGTGGTGCTGGTCCATGGCGACACGACCACGACCATGGCGGCGTCGATCGCTTCCTTTTACTGCCGGACAAAGGTGGGGCACGTGGAGGCGGGGCTGCGGACCCACAACAAGTTCGCCCCCTTCCCCGAAGAAATCAATCGCCGTCTGGCCGGCGCCGTTGCCGATCTGCATTTCGCTCCGACAGCAGCCTCACGACAGAACCTGCTCAATGAAGGTGTATCCGGGGAGGATATTCACGTTACGGGAAATACGGTGGTCGATGCTCTGCTAGCCGTATCCAGACGCATCGAGAGCGATTCGGCGCTGACAGAACGGTTCAGGGGGGAGTTCTCTTTTCTTGACCCTGAAAAACGTCTGATACTGGTTACCGGGCACCGGCGGGAAAACTTCGGTGCCGGGTTCGAACATATCTGTGAGGCGCTGGCAGAAATTGCCAAGTCCTGTCCGGATGTGGAGATCCTTTATCCGGTCCACCTCAACCCCAATGTCCAGGAGCCGGTCAAACGCATCCTGGGTGGAAACAAGCTCACAAACGTTCACCTCATCGAGCCGGTGGACTATCTTCCCTTCGTTTACCTGATGAACCGCTCCCATCTGATCATCACCGATTCGGGTGGCGTTCAGGAGGAAGCGCCTTCCCTGGGCAAGCCGGTGCTGGTCATGCGGGAAACCACCGAGCGGCCCGAGGCAGTCACTGCCGGTACGGTCAAGCTGGTGGGTACCGACAAGGAAAGAATCATCGCCGAGACTAAATTGCTCCTCAATGATGTCACTGCTTACAGTACCATGAGCATGGCCCACAACCCTTACGGCGACGGCCTCGCGGCCCGGCGGATTGTTGAAGTGCTGAAAAAGCTTTAA
- the gmd gene encoding GDP-mannose 4,6-dehydratase, with translation MKKALITGITGQDGSYLAELLLKKGYEVHGLIRRSSSFNTGRINHIYQDPHESSARLFLHYGDLNDASSLNKVLRDIRPDEIYNLGAQSHVRVSFDVPEYTGEVDALGAVRILEAIRETELNTKFYQASSSELYGKVVETPQKETTPFYPRSPYACAKAYAYYITVNYRESYNLFACNGILFNHESPRRGETFVTRKITRAAARIKLGMQNCLYLGNLDAKRDWGFAGDYVEAMWLMLQQTEPDDYVIATGETHAVREFAEKVFARLDMPLQWQGSGVHEKGIDSKTGKIVIEIDPKYFRPAEVDLLLGDPTKAKTKLNWELKTDFEGLVNMMVDADLQEAEREKRANGR, from the coding sequence ATGAAAAAGGCGCTGATTACAGGAATTACCGGCCAGGATGGCTCATATCTGGCTGAATTGCTGTTGAAAAAAGGTTACGAGGTGCATGGCCTCATTCGGCGTTCCTCTTCTTTCAATACCGGCAGGATCAACCACATCTATCAGGATCCCCATGAATCCTCTGCCCGTCTGTTTCTCCACTACGGTGATCTGAACGACGCCAGTTCCCTCAACAAGGTGTTGCGCGATATACGACCCGATGAAATCTACAACCTGGGCGCCCAGAGCCATGTCAGGGTATCCTTTGATGTGCCTGAATATACAGGAGAGGTGGATGCCCTGGGGGCGGTGCGTATCCTGGAAGCAATCCGTGAGACGGAGCTGAATACCAAGTTTTACCAGGCATCATCGTCCGAACTATACGGCAAGGTCGTGGAAACGCCACAGAAGGAAACGACCCCATTCTATCCCCGTTCCCCCTATGCCTGTGCCAAGGCTTACGCCTATTACATCACCGTCAATTACCGGGAAAGCTACAACCTCTTTGCCTGTAACGGCATTCTCTTTAACCACGAATCACCCCGCCGCGGCGAAACCTTCGTTACCAGGAAAATCACCCGCGCTGCCGCCCGCATCAAGCTGGGGATGCAGAATTGCCTCTACCTGGGCAACCTGGATGCCAAGCGCGACTGGGGATTTGCCGGTGATTATGTGGAAGCCATGTGGCTCATGCTGCAGCAGACCGAGCCCGATGATTATGTCATTGCCACCGGCGAAACCCATGCGGTGCGGGAATTTGCAGAGAAGGTCTTTGCCCGCCTGGATATGCCGTTACAATGGCAGGGGAGCGGCGTTCATGAGAAGGGGATCGACAGCAAGACCGGCAAGATCGTCATCGAGATCGACCCTAAATATTTCCGTCCGGCCGAGGTTGATCTCCTCCTTGGCGACCCGACCAAGGCCAAGACAAAGCTTAACTGGGAGCTGAAAACCGATTTTGAAGGACTGGTAAACATGATGGTGGACGCGGACCTGCAGGAAGCCGAGCGGGAGAAAAGGGCCAATGGCAGGTGA
- a CDS encoding four helix bundle protein translates to MSRGRKPDCRGSTAEVKSLAYAGMDIGYLSTDTFKTLSDRCTKISSLLNGFISFLKKSERKK, encoded by the coding sequence TTGAGTCGTGGAAGGAAGCCCGACTGCAGGGGCTCCACTGCTGAAGTCAAAAGCCTTGCTTATGCCGGAATGGATATTGGCTATTTGAGCACTGACACCTTCAAAACCCTTTCCGATCGCTGCACGAAAATTAGCAGTCTGTTGAACGGTTTCATAAGTTTTCTGAAAAAGTCTGAGAGAAAAAAATAA